Part of the Luteibacter yeojuensis genome is shown below.
ACCGACGCGTCGAGCGTCTTCAGCCACGGCACCAGGCCGTTGGAATGCCCGTTGGTACCCTTGATGAGCGAGCCGCGCGAGCGGATGCGCGAATAGGCGAGGCCGATGCCCCCCGCGAACTTCGACAGCTGCGCCACGTCGCCATATTTGGCATAGATGGATTCCAGCGCGTCCTGCGGCGAATCGAGCAGGAAGCACGAGGACAGTTGTTCGTGCGCGGTACCCGCGTTGAACAGCGTCGGCGAGCTGGCCAGGTACTCCAGCGACGAGAGCATGCGGTACAGCTCGAGCGTCTCCGCCACGTCGTTGCCGCCGAGCGCGCACGCGATGCGCATGAAGAAGTACTGCGGCGTCTCGATCACGAAGCGCCTGGTCGGGTGGCGCAGCAGGTAGCGGTCGTACACCGTGCGCAGGCCGAAGTACTCGAAGCGGCGCGAGGCGCCCGTGTCGACCGCGTCGTTGAGCTTGCGCGCGTTCGCCTGCACGAAGTCGCGCAGCCGCTCGTTGAGGATGCCCAGCTCGAAGCCGCTGGCGATCGACTGCGAGAAGGAATGGATGTCCTGTCCGGACACTTCCTTGTCGACGAAGGCGGCGAGCAGGCGCGCGGCGAGCTGGCCGTATTCCGGCTCTTCGGCGGTGAGCGCCGCGGCCGTGCGGATCGAGAGCTGGTCGAGTTCCTGCGTGGTGGCGCCGTCGTAGAGACCGCCGATCGTCTTCAGCGCCACGCGCATCGGATCGACGGCGTACAGCCCGTCGGCGGTGCGCGTCACCGCGCGGACGATCTTGTTCACGTCGACCGCTTCCTGGCCGCCGTTGCGCTTGGTGACGCGCATCTGTCCCGGATTGTGCGGAGGCGTCAGGACGAAGGCGGGGGGCGCATCGTGGCGGTAGCCCGCGGCGGGTGCCTTTTCGGCGGTCGCGGTGGGGGTGACGGCAGCGTCGGCCGTCTCGGTGCGCTCGCGCGCGGCGGAATCCATCGTGGTCATGTGTGGCGTGCCCCAGGGCCAGGTTCAAACTCCCGTTCCCTCGGACGGGGCTCGAAGTGGCGGCGACACGGGACAGGCCGTGGACGGACGCCGCAGGGCGGCTCCGGTCCTCGACGTGCTTCCCCGCGGAAGCCGTCACTGAGATCGGCACCGATCAGGTACCGATTGCTGGCAGGTCTTCGGACTCGTGGACGGGGCCCGGAGGCCTTGCCTACCCGTCGCTTCCCAGTCACGGAGGACCAGTGCAATGAAACGGGGTCGTTTCCACTTACCGCTGCGGGGCAGTTCCGGATTCGCACCGGATTCCCTCAAGTCCGGCACGGCGATTGTCGCCACCCCGGACACCAGCGAGACACACGATATAGACACCGGTGCTGGCGGTCAACACAAGATATAGTGCTGCGCCGTGGTGTGAAGACCGTCTACACAAAGCGCACGAAGCTCCGACGCTAGAATCGGCGCCCGACCGGACACCCCGCCCAGAGGCCGATGCTGCCACCATCCACCGAGGAACCCGCCTCCTTCACCCACGACCAGCTGCGCCAGGCGCAGAAGATGGATGCCATCGGCAAGCTCACGGGTGGCGTCGCACACGATTTCAACAACCTGCTGCAGGTCATCAGCGGCAACCTCCAGCTGCTCGCGTCCGACGTGGCCGGCAATCCCCGTGCCGAGAGACGCCTCGCGAACGCGATGGCCGGCGTCAATCGCGGCACCAAGCTCGCGGCGCAGCTGCTGGCCTTCGGCCGCCGCCAGCCGCTGGCGCCCAAGGTCGTCAACATCGGGCGCTTCGTCCGCGACATGGACGACCTGTTGCGCCGCACGCTGGGCGAGGAGATCGAGGTCGAGACCGTGGTCGCCGGCGGGCTCTGGAACACGCTGGTCGATCCGGGCAACGTGGAAAACGCGTTGCTGAACCTGGCGATCAACGCCCGCGACGCGATGGAGGGCAGGGGGCGGCTCACCATCGAGGCCGGCAACGCCCTGCTGGATGCCTCCTACGCGTCCGCGCACGGCGACCTTCGCGCGGGGCAGTACGTGATGATCGCCGTCACCGACACCGGCAGCGGCATCGCCCCGGAAATCATCGAGCAGGTCTTCGAGCCGTTCTTCACCACGAAGCCGGAGGGACAGGGCACGGGCCTCGGCCTCTCGATGGTTTACGGCTTCGTGAAACAGTCCGGCGGCCACGTGAAGATCTACAGCGAGCCGGGACACGGCACCACGGTCAAGATCTACCTTCCGCGGTCCACCCAGAGCGAGGATCGCGTGGTGGATATCGAGGAAGACCATCCTCGCGGCGGCGACGAGACCATCCTCGTGGTGGAAGACGACGACGCCGTGCGCGACACCGTCGTGGCCATGCTGGGCGACCTGGGCTACCGCGTGCTGAAGGCGCGCGATGCGCAAAGCGCGCTGTCTATCGTCGAGAGCGGCATCGCCGTCGACCTGTTATTCACCGACGTGGTGATGCCCGGCGCGCTGCGCAGTCCGGAACTCGCGCGCAAGGCCGCCGAGCGACAGCCCGGCATCGCCGTGCTGTTCACCTCCGGCTACACCGAGAACGCCATCGTCCACGGTGGCCGACTGGACGAGGGCGTGGAGCTGCTGAGCAAGCCGTATTCGCGCGACCAGCTGGCTCGCCGCGTGCGCCACCTGCTCGCGGACAGGGCACGGAAGGCGGCGGTGGCCGACGGCCTCTCTCATGTCGCAGTGGTGCCGGAGAAGGCCCTGCGCGTGCTCGTCGTGGAAGACGACGCCCTGATCCGCATGTCGATCACGGAGATGCTGGAAAGCCGCGGCCACATCGCCTTCGAGGCAGGCGACGGCAACGAGGCCCTGCGTCTGCACGGCGCGCAGCCGATCGACGTGCTGCTCGCGGACGTGGGCCTGCCCGGCATGAACGGCGTGGAAGTGGCGGAGAAGCTGCGCGAGACGCAGCCCGACCTGCCCGTGCTCTACGCCACCGGCGACCACACGGCGAACGGCGTGCAGCGCGACGACCGCACGGCGATCATCGTGAAGCCGTACGGCGTGGCGGACCTGATGGACGCGATCGGGCGCATCGCCGGCCGTTAGGCTCGTGGCGCCGCCGCTCGCGCTCAGGGCAGCATGTGCCCGCCGGTGACGCCATAGGTCTCGCCGGTCACGAAACTCGCTTCCTGGCTCGCCAGCAGCACGTACACCGGCGCGCATTCCACCGGCTGTCCGGGGCGGCCAAGCGGCACGTTCTTGCCGAATTCCACCAGCTTGTCCTGCGGCTGGCCGCCGCTCGGTTGCAGTGGCGTCCACACGGGACCGGGCGCCACGGCGTTCACGCGGATACCTTTCTCCGCCGCCTGCTTCGCCAGCGACTTCGTGAACGCGACGATGGCCGCCTTGGTCGGGGCATAGTCGAGGAGGATGTCCGACGGCTCATAGGCCTGGATGGACGCGGTATTCACGATCGCCGCACCCGGCGGCATGTGCGGCATGGCCGCCTTGGTCAGCCAGAACAGCGCGAAGACGTTGGTGCGGAAGGTGGCCTCGAACGCTTCGGTATCCAGTTCCTCGATCGACTTCGCGAACTGCTGGCGACCGGCGACGTTGGCGAGGATGTCGAGTCCACCCAGTTCCTTCACCGCCTTCGCGACCAGCTCCTTGCAGAATGCCTCGTCCTTGAGGTCGCCGGGAACGCCGGCGACCTTGCAGCCTTCGCCCCTCAGCAAGGCGATGACCTCGTCGGCATCCTTCTGTTCCGAGGGGAGGTAGTTGATCACCACGTCCGCGCCCTCGCGCGCGAACGCGATCGCGGCGGCACGTCCGATGCCGGAATCGCCGCCGGTCACGAGCGCCTTGCGGCCACGCAGGCGGCCGTTGCCCCGATAGCTGGCTTCGCCATGGTCCGGCTTCGGCACCATGTCCTTTGCCAGGCCAGGCGCGGGCTGCGGCTGCTTGGCGAATGCAGGGCGGGGATACTGCGTGCGCGGATCGCGCATGGCGTAAGGGTCTTTGCGGGCGGCGTCGGCCATGGGGAAGGTTCTCGCATCGGGGGAGGGGCCTTCCTGTTTACGGAGCGGGACGTCCATGTCCCGTCCACGTCATGTCACGTCACGAGCCCATACCGATCATCTTCTTGCCCTGCTTCAGCACGGCGTCGCATACCTTGCGCGCGAGCTGGGCCTTCATGTCGCCGGCCCCGGCGCCGTCGGCACCGGAGATGTCCAGGGTCTTGCCGCTGCTGGATTTCAGGAGGCCCTTGGCGCCGTCCAGGTAGCCCGGATCCTTGGTGGCCGTTTCCCGCGACTTGCCGCCGAGGCTGCCGAGGAGCTGGTCTTTCACGCCCGCGGCGCCACTGTCGCCGCCAAGATAGTTGTTGCTCATGCAGTACTGGAGGATGCCCGCGGCGTTACCCGCCGTCCCGGAGGTGAGCGAACCGCTGCCGCCGCCCATGAGGCCCTTGAGGCTGTCGAGCTGTACGGCCGATGCGGGCGTGGCGGTCACGGACGCGGAGAGGGCGATACCGGCGAGGAAAGTCTTCATGACGTGGCTCCAGGGATTCGAGGTGGGGCAGGCATAAACCCTCGCGCGTTAGGGAGATGTAAGGGCGGCCGCGCGCTATCCTCGGGATAGTCATGCCCGGAGCAAAGGTCGTTCCCTTGCAAGCACGTTGCCTTCTCGCCAGCGCATGGCTGTGTGCCGCCCCGCTCGCCCACGCGACGGCCGCCGTTTCCTCTCTCCGCGTCGAGCGCAGCGATGCGCCCACCTATGTGGACGTGGCCGCGCCGCGTTTCTCGTGGATCGTCCACGACGATACCAACGGCACCGTGCAGAAGGGTTACCGTATCGTGGTGTCGCGCGGCGACCGTGTCGTCTGGGACAGCGGATTCGTCGACAGCGCCCGCTCTTTCGACATTCCGTACGGCGGTACCCCGCTGGCTGCCGGCGAGCGCTACGCGTGGCGGGTGGACGTGCGTACGTCCGACGGCGACGCCTCGTCCTCGTCGCGGTTCGCCACGGCACTCGACGAAGCAGGCTGGCACGGTGCCCGCTGGATCGGGAAGGGCGACGACACGCTTCCCGCGCCCTTGCTGCGCAAGACGTTCCGTGTCGACGGCGATGTCGAGAGCGCCATGCTCTACGTCGCCGCCGGGGGGTACGCCGATCTCTCGGTGGACGGTAAGCCGGTCAGCGACGCGGTGCTCTCGCCCGGCTTCACCGATTACGACAAGCGGGTGGAAGTCGTCGCGACCGAGGTGAAGCTCGGTGCCGGCGAACACATGCTCGGCGCCGAATTGGGGCGTGGTTTCTACGGCCTGACGAACCGGGACGTCTGGCATTGGGAGCGCGCGCCATGGCACGGCCGGCCGCGCATGCGCGCGTTGCTGCGCATCCGGTATGCGGACGGCCGCACGCAGGATGTCGTCAGCGACGCGAGCTGGCAGGTGGCGGACGGTCCCACGCGCCGGGACGACCTCTATGGCGGCGAGACCTACGACGCACGCCTCTCGCAACCCCGCGACTGGAAGGCGGCGGCCCAGCTTCCCGCGC
Proteins encoded:
- a CDS encoding response regulator; amino-acid sequence: MLPPSTEEPASFTHDQLRQAQKMDAIGKLTGGVAHDFNNLLQVISGNLQLLASDVAGNPRAERRLANAMAGVNRGTKLAAQLLAFGRRQPLAPKVVNIGRFVRDMDDLLRRTLGEEIEVETVVAGGLWNTLVDPGNVENALLNLAINARDAMEGRGRLTIEAGNALLDASYASAHGDLRAGQYVMIAVTDTGSGIAPEIIEQVFEPFFTTKPEGQGTGLGLSMVYGFVKQSGGHVKIYSEPGHGTTVKIYLPRSTQSEDRVVDIEEDHPRGGDETILVVEDDDAVRDTVVAMLGDLGYRVLKARDAQSALSIVESGIAVDLLFTDVVMPGALRSPELARKAAERQPGIAVLFTSGYTENAIVHGGRLDEGVELLSKPYSRDQLARRVRHLLADRARKAAVADGLSHVAVVPEKALRVLVVEDDALIRMSITEMLESRGHIAFEAGDGNEALRLHGAQPIDVLLADVGLPGMNGVEVAEKLRETQPDLPVLYATGDHTANGVQRDDRTAIIVKPYGVADLMDAIGRIAGR
- a CDS encoding SDR family oxidoreductase — protein: MADAARKDPYAMRDPRTQYPRPAFAKQPQPAPGLAKDMVPKPDHGEASYRGNGRLRGRKALVTGGDSGIGRAAAIAFAREGADVVINYLPSEQKDADEVIALLRGEGCKVAGVPGDLKDEAFCKELVAKAVKELGGLDILANVAGRQQFAKSIEELDTEAFEATFRTNVFALFWLTKAAMPHMPPGAAIVNTASIQAYEPSDILLDYAPTKAAIVAFTKSLAKQAAEKGIRVNAVAPGPVWTPLQPSGGQPQDKLVEFGKNVPLGRPGQPVECAPVYVLLASQEASFVTGETYGVTGGHMLP
- a CDS encoding DUF2501 domain-containing protein translates to MKTFLAGIALSASVTATPASAVQLDSLKGLMGGGSGSLTSGTAGNAAGILQYCMSNNYLGGDSGAAGVKDQLLGSLGGKSRETATKDPGYLDGAKGLLKSSSGKTLDISGADGAGAGDMKAQLARKVCDAVLKQGKKMIGMGS